The genomic stretch AAACCTAGCACTAAAAAGTGCTAGGGATAAATATTATAGTCCTTTCATAGAAACATCTTCTCTTTGTCTTGAAGATGCAGCGAATAATGCAAATGTAGAAAGTTTTAAAGCAGCAGCTATTACACTACCTGGTCATGTAAAAATTGATGAGTTAAATTGTGTTACACTTGAGTTATATAATCTACGTGCAGCAGCAATTTCTCTTTCAAGGTAAATAATTTGTTCAGTTAATTCTTTATATGATTGAGAAGCTTTTAGTTCTGGATAATTTTCAGAAACAGCCATCAATCTTCCAAATAATGAACTATTAAGACCTTCAAGTTCACTTCGTTGTGAACTTGTTAAATTAGTTGAAGATCTAAAAGTTCTTAAACGAGCAATTTCACTAAAAGTATCTTTTTCAAATTGTTTGTGAGATTGAACTACATCAAATAATTTAACTAAGGTATCAGATCTTTTAGCTAATTGAACATCAATTGTTGAAGCTGCTTCATTAATATGGTTTTGTTGTCTAAGGTATGAATTTCTTTTTACTAAAAAATAAATTCCAGAAAAAATAATTAGACCTACGATTCAAAAGATTATTGTTGCAGCAGTACTTGATTTTGCACTTAGTTCGGTATTATCTACATATGGGTTAAAACCTTCGCTATTTTTGTTTTCTCTATTGTTATATAAATTTGCCATACTGTTATTCATTATACAATATTTTAGCCATTAGTGAAATTTTTAATTTTAAATAAAGTGCGTTTTAGTTTAGTTTCTAATTTAGCAATGTCAAAAGTATCTGGATTACCTTCAGCAATTGCTCTTTCTAAAGCTTCTTTTTCTGCTAATTGCTTTTTAAGATCAATTTCTGATAATTTAATAATATCATCAGTAATGATATCAATTTTGGAA from Mycoplasmopsis bovirhinis encodes the following:
- a CDS encoding LemA family protein; amino-acid sequence: MANLYNNRENKNSEGFNPYVDNTELSAKSSTAATIIFWIVGLIIFSGIYFLVKRNSYLRQQNHINEAASTIDVQLAKRSDTLVKLFDVVQSHKQFEKDTFSEIARLRTFRSSTNLTSSQRSELEGLNSSLFGRLMAVSENYPELKASQSYKELTEQIIYLEREIAAARRLYNSSVTQFNSSIFTWPGSVIAAALKLSTFALFAASSRQREDVSMKGL